One window of Amaranthus tricolor cultivar Red isolate AtriRed21 chromosome 13, ASM2621246v1, whole genome shotgun sequence genomic DNA carries:
- the LOC130797598 gene encoding DUF724 domain-containing protein 7-like isoform X2 has product MASSLSKLQLAYKETFKKGTKLEVSFDEEGLRGSWYTATVTRPLSRRTHQIEVEYHNLFQHEFSSKALCESVAAILVRPIPPLDPHGEFSLMDDVDVFHNDGWWEGVVTNVSVLESSSIHLYSVYFRSSREQIDCPPYEIRLHREWLSGNLWVPPLERHCASSSYGMNLRSSLPQERGEDHQSHEVHRQESEQPKEGKTMVLKRKRGRPRKVPDDSNIRAVQVFDDSFDDDSPASAGIEGAHSLPTNDSRRCSAGPSGHYNESVENIQTAIVPLQSDLTAIVPVEEQDLPFVKSSAIWQYIENMEILKRIPQKPHFRSLYNKKEECREGLAIGYTINFANLVERITKACFDEPKSVLDGYLEALVEFEDQGFDVAPVREKLNTMISIKSRLEQAQNASKEFESQFMERNLEMSTINRELAEVDKKKGELLEKESVLLLERKKKEAEIISLQTSMNSIKRTSEATQEEFEKVATSLFN; this is encoded by the exons ATGGCGTCATCATTATCAAAACTACAATTAGCTTACAAAGAGACGTTCAAAAAGGGAACAAAACTTGAAGTAAGTTTCGATGAGGAAGGGTTACGAGGTTCATGGTACACTGCAACAGTTACCCGCCCCCTTTCTCGCAGAACCCACCAAATAGAAGTAGAATACCACAATCTTTTTCAACATGAGTTCAGTTCAAAAGCTCTTTGTGAATCTGTTGCCGCTATTTTAGTTCGACCCATACCTCCTTTAGATCCTCATGGCGAATTCTCCCTTATGGATGATGTTGATGTTTTTCATAATGATGGGTGGTGGGAAGGTGTTGTTACTAATGTTTCTGTTCTAGAATCTTCTTCGATTCATCTTTATTCCGTCTACTTCCGCAGCTCTCGTGAACAGATCGATTGTCCCCCATATGAAATTCGGTTGCATCGTGAATGGCTCAGTGGTAATTTGTGGGTCCCACCTTTGGAACGTCATTGTGCTTCTTCTTCTTATGG GATGAACTTGAGAAGCAGTCTACCCCAAGAAAGAGGGGAAGATCACCAAAGCCACGAGGTTCACCGTCAG gAGAGCGAGCAACCAAAGGAAGGTAAAACCATGGTTCTGAAGAGGAAGAGAGGCAGACCACGTAAAGTACCAG ATGACTCCAATATCAGAGCCGTTCAGGTTTTTGACGACAGTTTTGACGATGATAGCCCAGCATCGGCTGGGATTGAAGGCGCACATTCTCTTCCTACAAATGATTCAA GACGCTGCTCTGCTGGGCCCTCTGGTCATTATAATGAGAGTGTTGAAAATATTCAGACGGCTATTGTGCCCCTGCAGTCAGATCTCACAGCAATTGTGCCTGTGGAAGAGCAAGACTTGCCTTTTGTCAAAAGCTCGGCTATTTGGCAATATATTGAAAACATGGAGATTTTGAAGCGAATTCCTCAAAAACCACATTTCCGTTCATTGTACAACAAGAAGGAAGAATGTCGTGAAGGATTAGCGATAGGCTATACGATAAACTTTGCCAATTTAGTTGAGAGAATAACCAAGGCTTGTTTTGATGAACCCAAAAGCGTCTTGGATGGGTATCTAGAAGCTCTTGTTGAGTTTGAAGACCAAGGTTTTGATGTAGCACCTGTAAGAGAGAAATTAAACACAATGATATCCATAAAAAGTAGGTTGGAACAAGCTCAAAATGCGTCTAAAGAGTTCGAGAGTCAGTTCATGGAGCGCAACCTTGAGATGTCAACTATCAACCGGGAGTTAGCAGAGGTAGATAAGAAGAAAGGGGAGCTGTTGGAGAAGGAGTCTGTGCTATTGTTGGAGAGAAAAAAGAAGGAGGCGGAGATTATCTCGCTTCAAACAAGTATGAATTCCATCAAACGTACATCTGAGGCCACCCAAGAGGAGTTCGAGAAAGTAGCAACCTCACTTTTTAACTGA
- the LOC130798354 gene encoding protein AGENET DOMAIN (AGD)-CONTAINING P1-like, with translation MASSSSEQESEYEETFKKGTIVEVSSEDEGLRGSWYTATVIRSLSRKTYKILVEYHNLFADDAGSKPLRESVDAILVRPIPPREPHRVFSLMDDVDAFHHDGWWEGVVTKVFVLEPSKNYCYSVFFRCSREQIDFCPQDLRLHREWVRGNLWVPPLEHHCASPSSGARKRSGEDGRNGYHLAGDMDRGTGNGRDVRRKSGNTPTKQGLTMNGNCTLQRRSNSRIINNGASKKQGLTTYGNVKRSRK, from the exons ATGGCGTCATCTTCATCAGAACAAGAATCAGAATACGAAGAAACCTTCAAAAAAGGCACCATAGTTGAAGTAAGCTCAGAAGACGAAGGTCTTCGAGGTTCCTGGTATACTGCAACAGTTATCCGTTCCCTTTCTCGGAAAACCTATAAAATATTAGTAGAATACCACAATCTTTTTGCGGATGATGCGGGTTCTAAACCTCTTCGTGAATCTGTTGACGCCATTTTAGTTCGGCCCATTCCTCCGCGAGAGCCTCATCGGGTGTTCTCCCTTATGGATGATGTTGATGCTTTTCACCATGATGGTTGGTGGGAAGGCGTTGTTACTAAAGTTTTTGTTCTAGAACCTTCTAAGAATTATTGTTATTCCGTTTTCTTCCGTTGTTCTCGTGAACAGATCGATTTCTGCCCTCAAGATCTTCGGTTACATCGTGAGTGGGTCCGCGGGAATTTGTGGGTCCCGCCTTTGGAACATCATTGTGCTTCTCCTTCTTCTGG CGCGAGAAAAAGGAGTGGGGAAGACGGGAGAAATGGTTATCATTTAGCTGGTGATATGGATAGGGGAACGGGGAACGGAAGAGATGTAAGAAGGAAAAGCGGAAACACTCCAACGAAACAAGGTTTGACGATGAATGGAAATTGCACACTACAAAGGAGGAGCAACAGTCGTATTATCAACAATGGTGCTAGTAAGAAACAAGGATTGACAACCTATGGAAACGTTAAAAGATCAAGGAAGTAG
- the LOC130798230 gene encoding DUF724 domain-containing protein 5-like translates to MSAGCEGAHSLPTNDSRRCSSGSSDHYNESVETIKTEYNIDEPVQSDLTVAVPVKEQDLPFVKGSIIWLTVENMEVLKRLPQNPHFRPLYDCKEDFREGFAIGKLVNFANLVERISKACFYSPKSLLARYLEYLAVFEEFGFDVEPIREKLNTMISIKVKFERAQYTCRDIESQIMERNLEKSTINEELEEADKKIWELLFERKKKEAEIISLQTHIGAIKHILEATQKEFEKVANLIF, encoded by the exons ATGTCGGCTGGGTGTGAAGGCGCACATTCTCTTCCTACAAATGATTCAA GGCGCTGTTCTTCTGGGTCCTCTGATCATTATAATGAGAGTGTAGAGACTATTAAGACGGAGTACAATATAGATGAGCCCGTACAATCAGATCTCACAGTAGCTGTGCCTGTGAAAGAGCAAGACTTGCCTTTCGTAAAAGGCTCCATTATTTGGCTAACTGTTGAAAACATGGAGGTTTTGAAGCGATTGCCTCAAAATCCTCATTTCCGTCCATTGTACGACTGCAAGGAAGATTTTCGTGAAGGATTTGCTATAGGCAAGCTGGTAAACTTTGCCAATTTAGTAGAGAGGATATCCAAGGCTTGTTTTTACTCACCCAAAAGCCTCTTGGCTAGGTATCTAGAGTATCTCGCTGTGTTTGAAGAGTTCGGTTTTGATGTAGAACCAATAAGAGAGAAATTAAATACAATGATATCCATAAAGGTTAAGTTCGAACGAGCTCAATATACATGTAGAGATATTGAGAGTCAGATCATGGAGCGCAACCTTGAGAAGTCAACGATCAACGAGGAGTTAGAAGAGGCAGATAAGAAGATATGGGAGCTGTTGTTTGagaggaaaaagaaagaggCGGAGATTATCTCACTTCAAACACATATTGGTGCCATCAAACATATCCTTGAAGCCACCCAAAAGGAGTTTGAGAAAGTAGCAAACTTGATTTTCTAA
- the LOC130797598 gene encoding DUF724 domain-containing protein 7-like isoform X1, with product MASSLSKLQLAYKETFKKGTKLEVSFDEEGLRGSWYTATVTRPLSRRTHQIEVEYHNLFQHEFSSKALCESVAAILVRPIPPLDPHGEFSLMDDVDVFHNDGWWEGVVTNVSVLESSSIHLYSVYFRSSREQIDCPPYEIRLHREWLSGNLWVPPLERHCASSSYGMNLRSSLPQERGEDHQSHEVHRQESEQPKEGKTMVLKRKRGRPRKVPDDSNIRAVQVFDDSFDDDSPASAGIEGAHSLPTNDSIVGRCSAGPSGHYNESVENIQTAIVPLQSDLTAIVPVEEQDLPFVKSSAIWQYIENMEILKRIPQKPHFRSLYNKKEECREGLAIGYTINFANLVERITKACFDEPKSVLDGYLEALVEFEDQGFDVAPVREKLNTMISIKSRLEQAQNASKEFESQFMERNLEMSTINRELAEVDKKKGELLEKESVLLLERKKKEAEIISLQTSMNSIKRTSEATQEEFEKVATSLFN from the exons ATGGCGTCATCATTATCAAAACTACAATTAGCTTACAAAGAGACGTTCAAAAAGGGAACAAAACTTGAAGTAAGTTTCGATGAGGAAGGGTTACGAGGTTCATGGTACACTGCAACAGTTACCCGCCCCCTTTCTCGCAGAACCCACCAAATAGAAGTAGAATACCACAATCTTTTTCAACATGAGTTCAGTTCAAAAGCTCTTTGTGAATCTGTTGCCGCTATTTTAGTTCGACCCATACCTCCTTTAGATCCTCATGGCGAATTCTCCCTTATGGATGATGTTGATGTTTTTCATAATGATGGGTGGTGGGAAGGTGTTGTTACTAATGTTTCTGTTCTAGAATCTTCTTCGATTCATCTTTATTCCGTCTACTTCCGCAGCTCTCGTGAACAGATCGATTGTCCCCCATATGAAATTCGGTTGCATCGTGAATGGCTCAGTGGTAATTTGTGGGTCCCACCTTTGGAACGTCATTGTGCTTCTTCTTCTTATGG GATGAACTTGAGAAGCAGTCTACCCCAAGAAAGAGGGGAAGATCACCAAAGCCACGAGGTTCACCGTCAG gAGAGCGAGCAACCAAAGGAAGGTAAAACCATGGTTCTGAAGAGGAAGAGAGGCAGACCACGTAAAGTACCAG ATGACTCCAATATCAGAGCCGTTCAGGTTTTTGACGACAGTTTTGACGATGATAGCCCAGCATCGGCTGGGATTGAAGGCGCACATTCTCTTCCTACAAATGATTCAA TTGTAGGACGCTGCTCTGCTGGGCCCTCTGGTCATTATAATGAGAGTGTTGAAAATATTCAGACGGCTATTGTGCCCCTGCAGTCAGATCTCACAGCAATTGTGCCTGTGGAAGAGCAAGACTTGCCTTTTGTCAAAAGCTCGGCTATTTGGCAATATATTGAAAACATGGAGATTTTGAAGCGAATTCCTCAAAAACCACATTTCCGTTCATTGTACAACAAGAAGGAAGAATGTCGTGAAGGATTAGCGATAGGCTATACGATAAACTTTGCCAATTTAGTTGAGAGAATAACCAAGGCTTGTTTTGATGAACCCAAAAGCGTCTTGGATGGGTATCTAGAAGCTCTTGTTGAGTTTGAAGACCAAGGTTTTGATGTAGCACCTGTAAGAGAGAAATTAAACACAATGATATCCATAAAAAGTAGGTTGGAACAAGCTCAAAATGCGTCTAAAGAGTTCGAGAGTCAGTTCATGGAGCGCAACCTTGAGATGTCAACTATCAACCGGGAGTTAGCAGAGGTAGATAAGAAGAAAGGGGAGCTGTTGGAGAAGGAGTCTGTGCTATTGTTGGAGAGAAAAAAGAAGGAGGCGGAGATTATCTCGCTTCAAACAAGTATGAATTCCATCAAACGTACATCTGAGGCCACCCAAGAGGAGTTCGAGAAAGTAGCAACCTCACTTTTTAACTGA